CAAACAGCAGATGAATAGGCTCGGCGCCAGCAATCTTCGGCGCCTCCTCCTTGTGGTGAATGCCGTTGTAGATCAGCTTCATGCGCTTGCGCTCGATGCCGAAGCGCGCAGCTTTGTCGAGTTCGTACTGGCTGACGCAGATGATCACGTCGGTGACTTTCTGCAGCACCCGTTCGATCCACGCGTAGATCTTCTGCTTGGTCGGCGAGCTTTCCATCAGGAACGAAAACGCGTGCGGGCAGTAGACTATTTTCGGCTTGCGCCACGGCCGCAACAGCACGCAGACACAACGGCCGATCACTCCGGAAAAAGTGCTGTGCAAATGCACGATGTCGGGTTTTTCCTTGAGCAGCACCTGGCTCAGGCGCCAGGCAAAACGCAGCAGCGACGGCACGTTACGGCCACTGCGCGGGAAGGTACGCACCTGCTGGGGCGCGATGCCGTGCAGTTCTTTGGCCTGATCCTCGGGGACCAGATAGACCAGTTGATAATTCGCCGCGTCGTCCTCGGGGGATGCCGAGATCGTGCGGATCACCGTCGCCACGCCACCTTTGATCGTCTCTGCCACGTGCAGTATTTTTTTCACAGCTCACCCACTTCAAACAGGAAAGAACAATCGGCAACCATCAGGATTTGTCGGACGCGTATTCGTAGTTGTAATAGCCAGTGCCGCCGTAATAGCTGGCGGCACGCTTCTCGACGCCGTTGAACACCGCGCCTTTCAACTCGATGCCGTTCTGGGCGAAGCGGCGAATGGTCAGTTCGATCTCTTTGGCCGGGTTCACGCCGAAGCGGGTAACGATCAGGCTGATGCCGGCCTCACGACCGACGATGGCGGCATCGGTCACTGCCAGCAGTGGCGGCGTGTCGATGATCACCAGGTCGTAGCGCTCGCTGAGTTGCGCCAGCAGCTCACGGAAGTTGGCATGCATCAGCAACTCGGAAGGGTTGGGCGGCACCTGACCGCGACTGATGAAATGCAGGTTGTCGATCTCGACGGTGTTGATCGCCTGCTCGAGAGTACAGCGCTTGACCAGCAGGTCGGACAGACCGTTGCTGATCGGCGTGTTGAGGGTCTTGTGCAGGTGACCTTTGCGCATGTCGGCGTCGATCAGCACCACGCGCTGGCCGCTCAGGGCCATGACCGCTGCGAGGTTGGACGAGACAAAAGTCTTGCCGACCTGCGGGCTCGGTCCGGAAATCATGATGCGGTTGTTGGTCGAGTCGAGCCCGGCAAAGTGCAGGCACGTGCGCAGGCTGCGGATCGATTCGATCGACAGATCGGTCGGATTGCGCAGCGCCAGCAAGTAGGCCGGTTTATCAACGCCATCGCGGGCACGGCCCTTTTTGCTGTCCTCTTCTTCCTGCAAGGCACTGTAGGGAATCGAGGCGTAAACCGGCAGGCCCAATTGCTCGATGCCCTCCGGGCCTTCGAGGCCTCGACTGAGGGATTTGCGCAGCAACACCAGGGCCACGCCGACGAACGCACCGAGCAACGTCGCGATCAGCACGATCAGCGGTTTCTTCGGTTTGATCGGGCTGGTCAGGTCGACGTCAGCGGTGTCGATCAGGCGCACATTGCCGACCGCCCCGGCGCGGACGATGTCCAGCTCCTGGGATTTGTTCAGCAACTGCGTGTAGATCTGCGAAGCCACTTCAACGTCGCGGGTCAGGTTGAGCAATTCCTGCTGGGTGGCCGG
This genomic interval from Pseudomonas koreensis contains the following:
- a CDS encoding glycosyltransferase; its protein translation is MKKILHVAETIKGGVATVIRTISASPEDDAANYQLVYLVPEDQAKELHGIAPQQVRTFPRSGRNVPSLLRFAWRLSQVLLKEKPDIVHLHSTFSGVIGRCVCVLLRPWRKPKIVYCPHAFSFLMESSPTKQKIYAWIERVLQKVTDVIICVSQYELDKAARFGIERKRMKLIYNGIHHKEEAPKIAGAEPIHLLFVGRLDYQKGFDVLLKAYAKVNRNDLKLTVVGSAVNEDSVECPPMDSVEYLPWVTPSEVQALYQKADALIVPSRWEGFAMVPLEGMAMGLPVIASNCTSLPELVTNEVSGYVFPSGDHQALADVLTIIQKPRLLDLGNEGRSIVRERFSAALMIRQTYDLYHAPTY